In Thiovibrio frasassiensis, one DNA window encodes the following:
- a CDS encoding TVP38/TMEM64 family protein produces the protein MTPGRHDKKGVGKAVVFGLFITGMIGLFRFSPVREYIAPDYLQSLVHSYGPWGPVVFVLLYAGGICLFLPATMFTGIGALLFGTFYGFLYNELGAMLGASMAFFIGRYLGRDFAAGLIGDRLKKYDDRIAANGFSTVLYLRLVFFPFTPLNFGMGLTRVTFREYFFGTLFGIIAGGFVLTFFFATLAEVWRSGDWWQLLSWRTLFSLALFVGSFFIPRVIQKIKPEAAG, from the coding sequence ATGACACCGGGAAGGCATGATAAAAAAGGGGTTGGCAAGGCGGTTGTTTTTGGGTTGTTTATTACCGGCATGATCGGACTGTTTCGCTTCAGCCCGGTGCGGGAATACATTGCCCCGGACTATCTGCAAAGCCTGGTGCATTCCTATGGCCCTTGGGGTCCGGTGGTCTTTGTGCTTCTCTATGCTGGCGGCATCTGCCTTTTTCTGCCCGCCACCATGTTCACCGGCATCGGTGCCCTGTTGTTCGGCACCTTCTACGGGTTTCTCTACAATGAACTGGGCGCCATGCTCGGCGCCTCCATGGCTTTTTTCATCGGCCGGTACCTGGGGCGGGATTTTGCCGCAGGCTTAATCGGCGATCGGCTGAAAAAATACGATGACCGGATCGCCGCCAACGGTTTCTCGACGGTGCTCTACCTCCGATTGGTTTTTTTCCCCTTCACCCCGCTCAATTTCGGCATGGGTCTGACCAGGGTGACCTTTCGGGAGTATTTCTTCGGTACCCTGTTCGGCATCATCGCCGGCGGCTTCGTCCTCACGTTCTTTTTTGCCACCCTGGCCGAGGTGTGGAGATCCGGCGACTGGTGGCAGCTGCTGAGCTGGAGGACTCTTTTTTCTCTGGCCCTCTTTGTCGGCTCCTTCTTCATCCCCAGGGTGATTCAAAAAATCAAGCCCGAGGCGGCAGGCTAA